A single genomic interval of Bos taurus isolate L1 Dominette 01449 registration number 42190680 breed Hereford chromosome 6, ARS-UCD2.0, whole genome shotgun sequence harbors:
- the AFM gene encoding afamin precursor, translated as MKQLKLTGFVIFFFFLTESLTLPTQPQDVDDVRITQKFIDDNIGYITIIAFAQYIQEASFEEVEMLVKAMTEYRDKCLADRTLPECSKLANEVLLENICAMEGLPQKYNFSHCCHKVDFERRLCFFHNKKADIGLLPPLPTLDPEEKCQTYKNNRESFLNNYVYEVSRRNPFVFAPTLLTVAARFEEMTKTCCEEQEKANCFQTKAEPFIYYLKALSSYQKNACRALMKFGRQILQSINIAILSQKFPKIGFKQLTSLLEDVSSKYDGCCEGDVVQCIRGRSKVMSHICSKQDSISSKIKDCCEKKIPERGECIIYSNKDDRPNDLSLREAKFIESDNVCEKRDADQANFMAEFLYEYSRRHPELSTPELLRIAKVYKDLLKECCNMENPPECYRHAENRFNETTEKSLKIVQRECEHFQNLGKDDLKYHYLINLTKLAPQLSTEELTFLGKEMVMALTTCCTLSEEFACVDNLVDLVLGELCGINENRNINPAVDHCCKTNFAFRRSCFESLEADKTYVPPSTSQGLFTFHADLCQAHNEELQRKKDRFLVNLVKLKPELAGEELWSLLADFTNVVEKCCKAQEPEACFKEESPKLAAKSQAA; from the exons atgaaacagttaaAACTTACaggttttgttattttctttttctttttgactgaATCCCTAACCTTGCCCACACAGCCTCAAGATGTAG ATGATGTCAGAATCACCCAGAAATTTATAGATGATAACATTGGATATAT CACCATCATTGCATTTGCTCAATATATTCAGGAGGCATCCTTTGAAGAAGTAGAAATGTTGGTTAAAGCCATGACAGAATACAGAGATAAATGCTTGGCTGACAGGACACTCCCAGAATGTTCAAAATTAGCT AATGAGGTTTTACTGGAAAATATATGTGCCATGGAGGGACTGCCACAAAAATATAACTTTTCACACTGCTGCCATAAGGTCGACTTTGAAAGAAGACTCTGTTTCTTCCATAATAAGAAAGCTGATATAGGACTTTTGCCTCCTCTCCCTACTCTGGATCCTGAGGAGAAATGCCAGACTTACAAAAATAACAGGGAATCTTTTTTGAATAA TTATGTTTATGAAGTTTCCAGAAGGAACCCCTTCGTTTTTGCTCCtacacttctaactgttgctgctcgTTTTGAGGAGATGACTAAAACATGCTGTGAAGAACAAGAAAAAGCTAACTGCTTTCAAACAAAG GCAGAACCTTTCATATACTATTTAAAAGCATTGTCTTCTTATCAAAAAAATGCCTGCAGGGCACTTATGAAATTTGGACGACAAATCTTACAATCTAT AAACATTGCTATACTTAGTCAAAAATTCCCCAAGATTGGATTTAAGCAACTTACCTCCCTTCTAGAAGATGTTTCTTCCAAATATGATGGATGCTGTGAAGGGGACGTTGTGCAGTGCATCCGTGGCAGG AGCAAGGTTATGAGCCATATTTGTTCAAAACAAGATTCCATCTCCAGCAAAATCAAAGactgctgtgaaaagaaaataccaGAGCGTGGAGAGTGTATCATTTACTCCAATAAAGATGATAGACCAAACGATTTATCTTTAAGAGAAGCAAAATTTATTGAAAGTGACAATGTGTGTGAGAAACGAGATGCTGACCAAGCGAActtcatggctga GTTTCTTTATGAGTACTCAAGGAGACATCCAGAACTGTCCACACCAGAACTGTTAAGAATTGCTAAAGTGTATAAGGATCTCCTGAAAGAGTGTTGTAACATGGAAAACCCTCCTGAGTGTTACCGTCATGCG GAAAATAGATTCAATGAGACAACAGAGAAAAGCCTCAAGATAGTACAACGAGAATGTGAACATTTTCAGAATTTGGGGAAGGATGACTTGAAATACCA CTACCTCATCAATCTCACGAAGCTAGCCCCCCAGCTCTCCACTGAAGAACTGACCTTTCTTGGCAAGGAAATGGTGATGGCTTTGACCACCTGCTGTACCCTGAGCGAAGAGTTTGCCTGCGTTGATAATTTG GTGGATTTAGTTCTTGGAGAGTTATGTGGAATAAATGAAAATCGAAATATCAACCCTGCTGTGGACCACTGTTGTAAAACAAATTTTGCCTTCAGAAGGTCCTGCTTTGAGAGCTTGGAAGCTGATAAAACATACGTACCTCCATCTACCTCTCAAGGGTTATTTACCTTTCACGCAGACTTGTGTCAGGCTCATAACGAGGAACTCCAGAGGAAAAAAGACAG